Genomic DNA from Cloeon dipterum chromosome 3, ieCloDipt1.1, whole genome shotgun sequence:
AAATGGCAAACCTGGAAAATGTTTGCTCTTCCCCATTTTTCAGagcataaaaattgcaaattaaattaatttacgatttgtaaaattttaactcaccGCCGGAAAGAACTGTGGCGCAGCACGCCAACAACAGGACCACTTTGCACAacatgatgaaaaatattgatattgaAAGCCTCTGAACCTAGCCTTCTTATACGAAATAATGCCACATTATCTAAATAGGCCAGGTCCGCGAATTCAAGTGACTCTTTAGCCGGCTAAAGCTTCATTTAATCTCGTGGAAATGAGAGCCGCAGAAATCTTAATTTCGCACTGACGCCAAGAAAACCAAtagaaatttgttattttttttgtgacgCAAGACGCGACAAATTTCCTATTATCtcatttgaagaaatttataGTCAACGCGTATTTATCTATTTTGACAGTTATCAATTTTGTATAGGGATTATTGTAACTTGTGACTTATCTAAATAGGTTCTGACACGTAATTAAGCTTATTGGTATTTAGGGCTGCCAACCTCCGGGTTTCGACCGGAGATCTCCGGGTTTAGGGGGATTTTCTCAGGGTCtgtctttgaaaaaatacacgGGAGGCATCGGGATCTCCGGGTTCTCGGTACCAGAATTTAGCATTGGCTTATTGGAGTGGTGGGGGAAATCTCCAGGTTTTAGTTTTGGCTAGCATCCCTAAATGGAATCTAAAAAAGACGACTTATCGGATTAGCGGTTAATATGCTACCTGCATGGCTCGAACACGCGTCGAAACTCTTAATTTGATAGCAcaaaatatcttaatttttacgttaaattatcaaattaattttgattttgtcaaTAAAAAGGTACATTTGTATTGCATACGTAATCGCTTAATAAACACCCAAATTTCAATTGTCAAACAGATTATTgctcttttcttgcaacaaggaaagcaattcaagtttttttttattaagaatagAGTGATTTTTACTTCTGATTTACCTCGAGACTCTGGCTGGAGCGggcatattttgaaaatatttaattactgtTGCGCAAAGAGCTCAAACCCAAGAATGCAGTGAGCTGTGTAAATTTTTAGGGTATAGAACAAAAAACTgttcacattttaaaagctaatACAATTTACTACTAATTTGAACTCACTAACGAATATTAACatttatagaaatttttggtttattttttaatacatgtTTAATGGAAAACTCTTCAGTTAATTCagtaaattaagtttttttttaaatttccccagctataaaaattgaactacCTGTAAGtcagctcattgtcagattgAAGGTTTGGAAACATTatatttcgaaattatttgcaattttccccGCAAATGTATCAGTGATCTTTTTGCCGCGTTTATCAATAATGGTCAATATTTCTTTACAtgtacattttatttgttgtttagcatacaatttcattttacaatttgttacctttatttaaaagttaaggtttcaaatttaaactaaacagGTTCAGACACCGGTGACATCGGAGATCCATTCGCGGAAGAGGGAGACCTCGGTGTAGACGACAGGAAACTCGCAACCAGTCTGATAGTGGAAGAGGCCACGAAGTTCACCATTGTAAACGAGAGGTGAGCCAAAACCGCCTGCATGGTTGCAGAATCCGGATTCGTCGCTGGAGCTTTTGGCGCAAATGTGGTAGACCAAACTTCTGATTCCCGGAGCCAGCGGGTAGCACAGCGCCTTGGACACGATCAACGAGTTCAACTTGACCAGCTGGTTGGATGGCTGATATGGTTCCTGGTTGATTTTGAGAATGttgtgatttaaaatgttatcataggatcctaattttttaaggaatttcgttgaatttaataaaaaaaattaaccagagtgattttaatttaaaaagacgcTTCGCaaataatgttaatatttttaggtgGTTTATAAATTTGTACATTGGACGCAAAATAAACTCACGGATTCGCCCCAGCCTGAGACTGTCATTTCTGTTCCTGGACACGATTCCACGAACGCGTCGGGTAGGCGAACGGGTGAAAGGAAAACGGTGAACTCGAACGGAGGATCCACCTTCCAGAGGGTGAGGGAGCCGTAGTGGAGTGGGTCGTCGATGAATTCGACAACTTTGTGAGTCGAACCAGGGTTTACCCAATCCACGGAGCCAGCTGCTACTTGGTACGTGTCAATGTCGAACCtgcgttaaattttaaatccaatattagctacacattttttttaaacaaatttctttCTGCTTCAAATTGCAgtgaaaatatgatttttagaCCGTTTTAGATAATTTAGTTTGGGAGCACTACTGGATTTTTTAcctcaaaaatgttttagataGTTGCTCAGTAGTCTTAAAATACCTAAACTCATATGCTCGTTTGGtaactaattttaagaaaaagctCAAAAAAAATCTAACATAACTTACGATGAACACCAGCCGTTTGTAATGACGAATTCGGTCGAAACGATGGCGCCGTCACACAAATGCGTCCAGTTATAGCCAGGAATTGCACGCTGGATGGAGACATGCCAGGGAAATTCGCCTTTAAAGGCCGGTATTCCTCCAGAAATCCTATTATTGGTCAGCTGGGGAACTCCTGACAGGATGAGATAATTGGCTTTTTGGTATTttaaagacaaataaaaaattacccaccGTATGAGAGTGCGGCGCAGCACACCAAAAGAAGCAATGCTTTACCCAGCATGTTCCACCGATCATTTAATCTATATTATCTAACAAGACAAcgctttttatatcaaaatccACCATCATCTTTTTGGGCTTAAGCGGTGTCTAATCTTCGCGAGAGCAGTAGATTGATACAGTGCTATTCTACGTTTCCAAATGTGAGTTTAACACGATGAAGGAGCGATCAAAAGACATTTAATCCTTGCTTATCTTGTTTTCTTCCTCGcttgttcaaattaattgacatCACGAAAATCCAAGATATTTTGAACTGTCTTTTAGGGGTGGAGGGGATTGAGCAACTccatattgtaattttattttgaatggacaaaaaaataaatatcaacaaTATACTAAACGGTTCATTGTTCTATGGAGCACCGTGAGCGAAAGAGACACGCTAAATTGACATACTATGCGGCGATAAGTGAGACTCATGCGCGCCTGAAATggctttttgctgctgcttgagAGGCTCTGATGCTCTGATAACAGCGATTATGTCGCACCAGCCGGAATATTTCCAGCACGAAGGCGTCCTTTATCTTTCTGCTTTGTCACCTGTTATTCTTAACTAATCGTGAATACAAAACAGCAATATGcctttaaaaacttaaaatactAATGTTTAAAGAagcagcaattattattaataggctttgaaaataattttcacctgtTTTTTCACCATTGCTGCTTTAAGCGGTGACTGCgcctaaatttagaaaaaaaataagtataaaATAGGAGAGTTCTGTATGTTGCACAATCAAtttgtcttaaaatatttcgttaatttctaaaatagttaagcaaaaaatctaataaaattcaaagtctCAGCCATTTTAATtcgtgaataaaaattactctgatttaaagctattttaaaattggatagTAATGCATCGCATAAGgccaaaacaaattaacgCCATATtgcaattatcatttttattttccaaagatTAAATAGTTACCCAAAAACACATGCACAAAAACAAACCCAGATTATCTCCCGCAGATATGACTTTCCGTTATGATTGATTTGTAAATTGAAACAGCAAAATATGTAAACCAAGAAGAGCCGAGCTAATCATCCCGAACCCGAAGAACGTTCTAAGATAATTCTTGAAAGATTAACTGATTATGATAATGATTTCGTATAAAAGCAGCGTTTCTCAATTATTATGCGTTATGCACATTAATTGTTCACCATGTTACTCAAAGCTGCGCTGCTATTTTTGACAAGTTGTGCTGTTCTAACACATggtaagttttaaataaataaattccagaCAAGACACACAGTTCAGCACATCCACACATCcatgatttttgttattttttcgaaCTGAcacaaaaattctaaaattaattgcatctATCCgcttacataatatataatactATATcaatattctaaatattttgtccAATCAGCAGGAGTTCCAGCAGAATCGTCCAGGTCGAGTGAGCTGAGTGGAGGAACGCCGGCTGTGCAAGGAGAATTTCCCTGGCACGTGTCCATCCAGATAATATATATTCTGGTCTGGACCCCTTTCTGTGATGGCGTCATCATCTCCAGAGATTTGATTATCACGCATGGATTTTGTGCACAGTAAGAtcttatttttgcattttttccagtTCAAATCAGcacaatttaataatgaaaattgaaacaaaaacgcgcaatattataaaatgactACTccttttatctttaaaaattcttatttttttagaatgtcGCCCGAATCTTACCAGTCTTACCGCATATTAGCCGGCATCTTGGACTATTCCAACCCTGGTTCCATTCATAAGATCACCGAAACGTACTTGGATGAAATTTCCACCAACTTTCTGGGCATAATGCGAGTGGATCCACCTTTCGAGTTCACTTCTGACATCGGACCTGTGCGGCTTCCTATTGCTTATGCAGAATCTTTGCCGGGAACAGTCATGACAGTTTCAGGCTTGGGTGAAActgtgagttttttttaagttttgaagcCATTCTCATTTGATTAACAATTagtcagtaaaaatatttgtcaatcCCTATCATCAATCAATTCGTGATGAATAAGTTTGCCACTTTTGTTTGAGAGAAAATaacatttgcataaaatatgtCATAATCGCTCCTcgatatgattatttttatttttcagtcacCTCTTGAGCCGGTTAGATTCCTCGCAAAGCTGGACATGCCGATCATGGCCAAGGACTTATGCAGCAGTTTGTATCAAGGGATCGGGATGCAGTATCTGATCTGCACCGGAGATTTCAACAACGAAACTGGCTTCTGCACCCAAAATAGTGACATTGGTGGGGCTCCCCTCGTTTACGACGGTGAGCTACGCGGAGTCCTCATCAGCACGAACAGCTGTGTTTTACCTGAAGTTTACTCGGAGGTCTCCCTCTTTCGCGAATGGATCTTCCAGATTGCCGGCGTCTGAATTAAATCGGGGTAAATAAAACAGATCAAAGCTAGTGAAAATGTggttatatatttgtttaatacattcatgttattaaaaagtcgtcaaatttatataaaacatgTGAGAAAAGACAGCGTACCTGGCAAACATCTTGTTAAAACTTTTCCCAAGAGGGCAAAGCCGGTATGGGCCTATACTAGAAGAGTGACACTTTAAAACATCGCACTCACATACGCCTTACACACTGCTGGAAACTGCGCCGCCGAACAGTCCTTCATGGCGGGTGGTGCAGCGTTCCAGAGctgctgctttaattaattttaaaattcttttataaTCTAAAATGTTAACCTACACTtttgcttattaaaatttaaaaaagaaactatTTGTTAgtatatttaacatttaaattgagGTATCAGCTAGCCGCGCTGCGCCACGCCTGCCggaaattttgggtcacgttgGCAGCCATCAGCTGCTGTGAATCTtgctaagctgcgccagccaccggtgaaaaagggtcaaaattaACAAGTGCAGGAGAAGAAAATGTCTTCCGGTGCATCAGGCCGATTAGCATACTATAAAacgtaacatttaaaatattatcaaccGCGCCAaccgccggtgaaaatggccagccaaGCATTAATAATTCGGCTTAGACGGTCCCACCAGCCGTTACCTTAAATCTCGaggctgagacctctacatTTAAATAagcacataaatttaaatttgggtcggtttaaaatatttatataagaaaattattaaaattttgtaaacgattaaaaatgctgaaagCGAGAGCGGTACAAAACGTGCAAAAGCCATCGACTTCTTCAATTATGTTTATCATTGGCACCGTTGACCTAATCTCTATTACAGAATTAAATCCGTTACGTCAAAATTGCGTTTGCTAATAAAactatattgaaaaaaatatttgtttttgtgtctgaccttaatttataaaagcaaataattcgTTGAAAACGGTAATGATCatcaatagaaaataaatttataattcattgATCAATGCgagttcaattaatttattgtgagGCATGAAAATCGAtggaaatcataaatttttagttcaactTAAATGCACTGTTCAGGAAATTTTAgtccactcaatttttttcacgttcttttaataattactgtaactattaaattatttgtcatgaAATAGGGCGCTACTGCGATTAGAAATTGTATGATATTATAATTTCGAGCAATGATGATCAAGTCAGTTTTATTAAATGGATTGCACaagattttaaatcttttgacATACAACgtgttgcaaatttaaaataaacatagataaacattgtttttttttacgaaatctACCTTACTCGTCTTAATAGCaagctcaattaaaaattttccatttaaacaCCGGTGATTCTGAAGATCCAATCCCGGAAAAGGGAGACCTCAGAGTACAATGCAGGCATATCACTGCAAAAATCTATGTAGAAGACGCCTCGTAGCTCGCCATCGTGAACGAGCGGAGAACCATAGCCTTGAAGATAACACATATTATGGAATTCTGAGTTGAATTCTATAGCACAAATAAAGTGGGTAAATTCTGGCATTCCCTCAACCAAGATGGAGCACTCGTCCTTGGGAATGATCAGCGATTGCAGCTTGAGGAGGGTAGAAGTCGGCTGGGATTGTTCCTATAAGGGGTCGTTTCAAATGGATTGattaaagggaaaataatttattaataccAATGAACCCCATGCTGAGACCGTGAAGACACTTCCTGCTGTAGTGTCTGCGAAGCGAGCAGGCAGCTGCACCGGTCTTGTGTTGCATCCGAATTTAAAAGGCGGGCTGACTCTCGCAAGGGAGAGGTGTCTCCCAGTTTGGTCATCCGCAAATACTTCGGATACGTAGTGAATCGAGCCAGGGATTGTCAAATTTAAAGTGCCGGCCACTATGCGGACTATTGtcaaattgctaaaattgaaaaattaaactagttGATATCACTCAAATGCCACGAGTTGGGAGGATAAAATCAAACTC
This window encodes:
- the LOC135940037 gene encoding serine protease 27-like, producing the protein MLGKALLLLVCCAALSYGVPQLTNNRISGGIPAFKGEFPWHVSIQRAIPGYNWTHLCDGAIVSTEFVITNGWCSSFDIDTYQVAAGSVDWVNPGSTHKVVEFIDDPLHYGSLTLWKVDPPFEFTVFLSPVRLPDAFVESCPGTEMTVSGWGESEPYQPSNQLVKLNSLIVSKALCYPLAPGIRSLVYHICAKSSSDESGFCNHAGGFGSPLVYNGELRGLFHYQTGCEFPVVYTEVSLFREWISDVTGV
- the LOC135939925 gene encoding trypsin 3A1-like produces the protein MLLKAALLFLTSCAVLTHGVPAESSRSSELSGGTPAVQGEFPWHVSIQIIYILVWTPFCDGVIISRDLIITHGFCAQMSPESYQSYRILAGILDYSNPGSIHKITETYLDEISTNFLGIMRVDPPFEFTSDIGPVRLPIAYAESLPGTVMTVSGLGETSPLEPVRFLAKLDMPIMAKDLCSSLYQGIGMQYLICTGDFNNETGFCTQNSDIGGAPLVYDGELRGVLISTNSCVLPEVYSEVSLFREWIFQIAGV